One part of the Tunicatimonas pelagia genome encodes these proteins:
- a CDS encoding DUF1553 domain-containing protein — MIRNLILFLLISLLWSCSQSGNLDPEIAEQLPEEVSYNFHVKPILSDRCFACHGPDEAAIEAGLSLSDETLAFAKLESGEHAIVPGKPHQSGLVDRIFSDDPETVMPPPESNLTLTEYEKAVLTRWIEEGAEYEPHWSFIKPEKPEVPKVQQEDWANNDIDRFVLAKLEEKGFEPSDRATKEKLIRRVTFDLTGLPPTIEEVDKFLADNSSDAYEKVVDRLLNSPRYGERMATEWLDVARYADSHGYQDDGMRNMWPWRDWVIESFNQNMPYDQFIIWQLAGDMLPDATQEQKLASGFNRNHLQSQEGGIVSEEYRVEYVADRANTLGTAFLGLTVECSRCHDHKYDPISQEEYFSLYAFFNSINETGQIPYMGEASPTVILTDDEAEQQLSFLEEKILEKEAEVNPDQTAYQQGFAEWLTQVKNHAADHTISLKSRIGHYPLDNPVDNKFRNLAAPKQPATMVVSQQDKEPEIVDGKFGKAVRLVGDSYVDMGEEIGYFERNEPFSISLWYKALKDSIEGPVFTRSGGYFNGNRGYVFWLRPDRTLSVSLNHTWPANSIEIHTEERLPVNEWVHLVMTYDGSSRASGLTVYLNGQPMRHQIVTDHLRRSMITYGKDKESWGGLGNLRIGKLHDETIEGIEVDEFQVFGQKLSAVGVAELYGEPNPIVKFLESEDQQPLLDYYLQNYDQGYRTTLAKLTELRGDENDILSALPEVMVMKELAEPRPTFVLDRGAYDAPTKRVNPTTPVSVMAFPEDLPTNRLGLAQWLVHEDNPLTARVAVNRYWQMLFGRGLVNTSNDFGNQGEFPSHPELLDWLAIQFWESGWDVKALLRMLVTSATYQQASVPSPELLEQDKANVWLARGPSYRMPAEMIRDNALAASGLLNDSIGGPSVKPYQPPGLWKELATRNVTEYVPDTGDDLYRRGMYTIWKRSSPPPSMISFDAADKYLCTVKRQKTNTPLQALVLLNDPQYVEAARMLAERMVTEGGEDLDDQIRFGFKTLTSREPDSRELALLKQLYQEEKAVFSEEPVSADSLLQVGEYPRDFAIPKDQLAALTIVANTLVNYDEAVYKR; from the coding sequence ATGATTAGAAACCTCATACTTTTTTTACTAATTTCTTTGTTGTGGAGCTGTTCTCAGAGCGGAAATCTTGATCCGGAGATTGCTGAGCAGTTGCCTGAAGAGGTCAGCTACAACTTCCACGTTAAGCCGATTTTGTCGGATCGTTGCTTTGCCTGTCATGGACCGGATGAAGCGGCAATTGAAGCCGGATTAAGTTTGAGCGATGAAACCTTGGCTTTTGCTAAGTTAGAAAGCGGCGAACACGCGATTGTTCCCGGTAAACCTCATCAAAGCGGATTGGTAGACCGCATCTTTTCGGATGATCCCGAAACGGTTATGCCTCCACCGGAGTCAAATCTTACCCTGACGGAATACGAAAAAGCAGTACTAACCCGCTGGATAGAAGAAGGGGCCGAGTACGAACCTCACTGGTCATTTATTAAACCGGAAAAACCGGAAGTACCTAAAGTGCAACAAGAAGATTGGGCAAATAACGATATTGACCGATTTGTACTGGCTAAACTAGAAGAAAAAGGCTTTGAACCTAGTGATCGCGCTACCAAAGAAAAACTTATCCGCCGAGTCACTTTTGATTTAACGGGTCTTCCCCCGACAATCGAAGAAGTAGATAAATTTTTAGCAGACAATTCATCGGATGCTTACGAGAAGGTGGTAGATCGTTTATTGAACTCGCCTCGCTACGGAGAGCGTATGGCTACCGAATGGCTGGATGTGGCTCGCTATGCCGATTCCCACGGTTACCAAGATGATGGAATGCGGAACATGTGGCCTTGGCGCGATTGGGTGATTGAATCGTTTAACCAAAATATGCCCTACGATCAATTCATTATCTGGCAATTGGCCGGAGATATGCTGCCCGATGCTACCCAGGAACAAAAGTTAGCCAGTGGGTTTAATCGCAACCACCTGCAAAGCCAGGAGGGAGGAATTGTTTCGGAAGAATACCGAGTAGAGTATGTGGCCGACCGAGCCAATACACTGGGTACGGCATTTTTGGGACTGACGGTAGAGTGCTCCCGATGCCACGATCATAAGTACGACCCCATCTCCCAAGAAGAATACTTTTCACTCTATGCCTTCTTCAACAGCATTAACGAAACCGGACAGATTCCCTACATGGGCGAGGCCAGCCCCACCGTAATTTTAACGGATGATGAGGCTGAGCAGCAATTATCTTTCTTAGAGGAAAAGATTCTGGAAAAAGAAGCAGAGGTGAATCCTGACCAAACAGCTTATCAGCAAGGCTTTGCTGAGTGGCTAACGCAGGTGAAAAATCATGCTGCCGATCATACTATTTCTTTGAAGAGCAGAATTGGACATTATCCGCTAGATAACCCAGTAGATAATAAGTTTCGTAATCTGGCAGCCCCGAAACAGCCCGCCACAATGGTGGTAAGTCAGCAAGACAAGGAGCCAGAGATTGTAGATGGTAAATTCGGGAAGGCAGTACGTTTGGTGGGCGATAGCTACGTGGATATGGGTGAAGAGATTGGCTACTTCGAACGCAATGAACCATTTTCTATCAGCCTGTGGTACAAAGCCCTGAAAGATAGCATTGAAGGGCCAGTGTTTACCCGCTCGGGAGGCTACTTTAATGGCAACCGGGGCTACGTATTTTGGCTACGCCCCGATCGTACCCTTTCGGTGAGTCTCAACCATACTTGGCCCGCTAACAGTATTGAGATTCATACCGAAGAGAGGCTTCCGGTTAACGAATGGGTCCATTTGGTAATGACTTACGACGGATCGAGCCGAGCCAGTGGTCTTACGGTATATCTTAACGGGCAGCCAATGCGCCACCAAATCGTTACTGACCACCTAAGGCGTAGCATGATTACTTACGGCAAAGACAAAGAAAGTTGGGGTGGTCTGGGGAACTTACGCATCGGTAAGCTACACGATGAAACCATTGAGGGTATTGAGGTTGATGAATTTCAAGTGTTCGGCCAAAAGCTAAGTGCGGTAGGCGTGGCTGAGTTGTACGGTGAGCCTAACCCGATTGTAAAGTTCTTAGAATCAGAAGACCAGCAACCACTGCTGGATTACTACTTGCAAAACTACGATCAGGGCTATCGCACTACGCTGGCTAAGCTCACTGAGTTGCGCGGCGACGAAAACGATATTCTGAGTGCGCTACCAGAGGTAATGGTAATGAAAGAACTGGCCGAACCTCGACCGACCTTTGTTCTCGACCGCGGGGCGTACGATGCGCCTACCAAGCGGGTTAATCCGACTACACCCGTATCTGTAATGGCGTTTCCCGAAGACTTGCCCACTAATCGCTTAGGACTAGCACAGTGGCTGGTTCACGAAGATAATCCGCTTACGGCTCGGGTAGCGGTAAATCGCTACTGGCAAATGCTCTTCGGTCGCGGGCTGGTGAATACCTCGAACGACTTTGGTAATCAGGGTGAGTTTCCTTCGCATCCCGAACTGCTCGACTGGTTGGCCATTCAATTCTGGGAATCAGGGTGGGATGTGAAGGCACTGCTTCGGATGCTGGTTACTTCGGCCACCTACCAGCAGGCGTCGGTACCTTCGCCCGAACTATTAGAGCAGGATAAAGCCAATGTTTGGCTCGCCCGGGGGCCTAGTTACCGTATGCCCGCCGAAATGATTCGTGATAATGCTTTAGCGGCCAGTGGTTTGCTGAATGATTCCATTGGTGGTCCCAGTGTAAAGCCTTATCAGCCTCCCGGACTGTGGAAGGAATTGGCTACCCGAAATGTTACTGAATATGTGCCAGATACTGGTGATGATTTGTACCGTCGCGGTATGTACACTATCTGGAAGCGAAGCTCACCGCCCCCATCGATGATTAGCTTCGATGCCGCCGATAAATACCTCTGTACTGTAAAGCGACAAAAGACCAATACGCCTCTTCAAGCCTTGGTGCTACTGAACGACCCGCAGTACGTAGAAGCCGCTCGAATGCTAGCCGAGCGAATGGTTACCGAAGGAGGAGAGGATCTAGATGATCAGATACGCTTTGGTTTCAAAACCCTAACTAGTCGTGAGCCAGACTCGAGAGAGCTAGCTCTACTAAAACAATTGTACCAAGAAGAAAAAGCAGTATTTAGCGAAGAACCTGTGAGTGCAGACAGCTTATTGCAGGTGGGTGAATATCCCCGCGATTTTGCTATTCCTAAGGATCAGTTGGCTGCCCTAACCATAGTAGCGAATACATTAGTCAATTATGATGAAGCGGTGTATAAACGATAA
- a CDS encoding Uma2 family endonuclease — translation MESTKTVTRITYQEFLNMEIPDDDNYIYELLNGEIVKYSAPESKHQIASANLHLIMGSYVKQKKLGRVLYAPISVFLGEYSAPRPDLLFVSTKKQEIIQQKGVMGTPDLMIEIVSPGSVVRDRVHKKEIYQQAGVPEYWIVDPKYLTVEVYELIDSGYALFQDVEGEGTIESKVIEGLKIDVGDIFGE, via the coding sequence ATGGAATCCACTAAAACCGTCACTCGGATTACGTATCAGGAGTTCCTAAATATGGAAATCCCTGATGATGACAACTACATCTACGAACTACTGAACGGCGAAATTGTGAAATACTCTGCCCCCGAATCTAAGCATCAAATAGCATCAGCTAATCTACACCTCATAATGGGTAGCTATGTTAAACAGAAAAAACTAGGCCGAGTGCTGTACGCTCCTATCAGTGTATTTTTAGGTGAATACAGTGCTCCTCGACCTGATTTGCTGTTTGTGTCTACTAAGAAGCAAGAAATTATTCAGCAGAAGGGCGTAATGGGAACACCTGATTTGATGATAGAAATTGTATCTCCTGGCTCAGTGGTACGCGATCGAGTACACAAAAAGGAAATATATCAACAAGCAGGTGTGCCTGAGTACTGGATTGTTGACCCTAAGTATCTCACCGTAGAGGTGTACGAACTTATTGATTCCGGCTACGCGCTTTTCCAGGATGTAGAAGGCGAAGGTACTATCGAGTCCAAAGTGATTGAGGGGTTGAAGATTGATGTGGGGGATATTTTTGGTGAATAG
- a CDS encoding DUF1501 domain-containing protein has product MKLLHNQHIDRRDFLSKTSLGLGSVALSSLLGSTKLFGKSVLSDNNPINHLHFAPKAKRVIYLFQSGGPSQLETFDYKPTLQERVGQELPESVRGGQRLTGMTAGQKSFPLAGSVFDFAQYGNSGAWVSELMPHTAKIVDELCFIKSMHTEAINHDPAITFFQTGSQQNGRPSIGSWISYGLGSDNENLPSFCVLLSRGKEGGQPLYAKLWGSGFLPSLHQGVQFRSGKDPVLYLNDPPGMKKTSRRRMLDYLNELHDIQYEKVADPEINSRIAQYEMAYRMQASVPDTMDISREPDYIYDMYGEQSRQPGTFAANCLLARRLIEKDVKFVQLYHQGWDQHGNLPNDIQIMAKSVDQPSAALVMDLKQRGLLDDTLVIWGGEFGRTNYSQGKLTKENYGRDHHPRCFSIWMAGGGIKKGISYGETCEFGYNIVKNPVHVHDFQATLMHLLGVDHERLTFKHQGRRFRLTDVHGHIVKDIIA; this is encoded by the coding sequence ATGAAACTCTTACATAACCAACATATTGACCGACGGGATTTTTTGAGTAAAACTAGCTTAGGGCTAGGCAGTGTTGCTTTGTCTTCTTTGCTAGGTTCTACTAAATTGTTTGGTAAATCCGTCTTAAGCGACAATAACCCTATTAATCATCTTCATTTCGCTCCCAAAGCCAAGCGAGTAATCTATCTTTTCCAAAGTGGTGGCCCATCTCAGTTAGAAACCTTCGATTATAAACCTACGCTTCAGGAGCGCGTAGGGCAGGAGTTGCCCGAATCGGTACGGGGTGGGCAACGGCTGACGGGGATGACAGCAGGACAGAAATCGTTTCCATTGGCTGGATCAGTATTTGACTTTGCTCAGTACGGGAACAGCGGGGCTTGGGTGAGCGAACTGATGCCACATACGGCTAAAATTGTAGACGAACTCTGCTTTATCAAATCCATGCATACCGAAGCCATCAATCACGATCCGGCGATTACTTTTTTCCAAACGGGTTCTCAGCAAAATGGGCGTCCGTCTATCGGTTCGTGGATTAGCTATGGTTTGGGTAGCGATAACGAAAATCTACCGTCTTTTTGTGTTTTATTATCAAGGGGAAAAGAGGGTGGACAGCCACTGTACGCCAAACTCTGGGGTAGTGGCTTCCTGCCATCGCTGCACCAGGGAGTGCAGTTTCGATCGGGAAAAGATCCGGTATTGTACCTGAACGATCCACCTGGTATGAAGAAAACCAGTCGACGAAGAATGTTGGATTATCTAAACGAGCTACACGATATTCAGTACGAGAAAGTAGCCGACCCGGAGATTAACTCGCGTATTGCTCAGTACGAGATGGCGTACCGGATGCAAGCCTCGGTGCCGGATACAATGGATATCTCGCGAGAGCCAGATTACATTTACGATATGTACGGTGAGCAGTCACGACAACCAGGCACGTTTGCGGCTAACTGCCTATTGGCTCGTCGGCTCATTGAAAAAGATGTAAAGTTTGTGCAGCTCTATCACCAAGGTTGGGATCAGCACGGTAATTTGCCTAACGATATTCAGATTATGGCGAAGAGTGTCGATCAGCCTTCGGCTGCGTTGGTAATGGACTTAAAACAACGGGGGTTGCTAGATGATACGCTGGTGATTTGGGGCGGAGAGTTTGGCCGCACCAATTATTCTCAGGGCAAACTAACTAAAGAAAACTACGGACGCGATCATCATCCGCGCTGCTTCAGTATCTGGATGGCCGGGGGCGGCATCAAAAAAGGTATCAGCTACGGTGAAACCTGTGAGTTTGGCTACAACATCGTAAAGAACCCCGTTCACGTCCACGACTTCCAGGCTACGCTAATGCACTTACTCGGTGTAGACCACGAACGGCTAACTTTCAAGCACCAAGGCCGCCGTTTTCGCCTCACCGACGTACACGGGCACATTGTGAAGGATATTATTGCTTAG
- a CDS encoding TraB/GumN family protein — MYRLLASFILLLSAFYSVGQDKPGTLLWAVSKVGVSDTSYLFGTFHEVDPYFFLSLSSSVKKLEQVDVLFVEQTAINTDVSSSEEVKLNYWTVEQWDNLLDKEQKQIFESFVEKSESPEYYESPPLLLTLNLTQIYTRFFCDDNGRKSYETMDSFIEKTALNKKREVRSLDENQTNILLRSSLGSTSEEDSAYAVACVELMTKMLNSDLSGCEFVEDYKELNIDYQLERKEHEHPFELTERNDRWMTVLDEVFKENSCFVAVGFRHLQYKQGLVQQLRELGYSVEPIAAR; from the coding sequence ATGTACAGACTACTTGCTTCGTTCATTCTTCTACTTTCTGCTTTTTATTCGGTGGGGCAAGATAAACCTGGTACGCTTCTGTGGGCGGTAAGTAAGGTAGGTGTTAGCGATACATCGTACCTGTTCGGAACATTTCATGAGGTGGATCCTTATTTCTTTTTATCTTTATCAAGTTCAGTAAAAAAGTTAGAGCAGGTCGATGTGCTTTTTGTGGAACAGACGGCAATCAATACTGATGTATCTTCTTCAGAAGAGGTCAAGCTCAATTATTGGACAGTTGAACAGTGGGACAATCTTCTAGATAAAGAACAAAAGCAGATATTTGAATCGTTTGTAGAAAAATCTGAAAGTCCCGAGTATTATGAGTCACCACCTTTACTCTTAACATTAAATCTTACTCAAATATACACACGGTTCTTTTGTGATGATAATGGTCGTAAATCTTACGAGACGATGGATAGCTTCATAGAAAAGACCGCTTTAAACAAAAAGAGGGAAGTAAGGTCTCTGGATGAAAATCAAACGAATATTCTTTTGCGATCTTCTCTTGGCAGTACTTCTGAAGAGGATTCTGCGTATGCAGTTGCGTGTGTCGAATTAATGACCAAAATGCTAAACAGCGATTTATCAGGTTGTGAGTTTGTAGAAGATTACAAAGAACTTAATATTGACTATCAGTTAGAAAGGAAAGAGCATGAGCATCCCTTTGAATTAACAGAGCGTAATGACCGATGGATGACGGTTCTGGACGAAGTTTTTAAAGAAAACAGCTGTTTTGTAGCAGTTGGCTTTCGGCATTTACAGTATAAACAAGGGCTAGTTCAGCAACTAAGGGAATTAGGGTATTCGGTAGAACCTATTGCTGCTCGCTAG
- the rhaM gene encoding L-rhamnose mutarotase yields MKRVAFKMQLLPEYAEEYRKRHDAIWPELVDLLHQSGISDYHIFHDPDTHELFATYVLADDRKVDQLAHESVMKKWWAYMKDIMETHEDNSPISKPLEEVFSMK; encoded by the coding sequence ATGAAACGAGTTGCTTTCAAAATGCAGTTGCTTCCCGAATACGCGGAAGAGTACCGAAAACGGCACGATGCCATTTGGCCAGAACTGGTGGATTTGCTGCACCAAAGCGGTATCAGCGATTACCATATTTTTCATGACCCGGATACGCACGAATTGTTTGCTACTTACGTGTTGGCCGATGACCGTAAGGTAGATCAACTAGCGCATGAGTCGGTGATGAAAAAGTGGTGGGCTTATATGAAAGACATCATGGAAACCCACGAAGACAATTCCCCCATTAGTAAACCATTGGAGGAAGTCTTCTCTATGAAATAG
- a CDS encoding DUF2911 domain-containing protein, with product MNHFAQSILTLFIAVVTTLPALAQDDKANRPSPPAQAEATVDGTTVIIDYSQPSVKGREIFGGLEPYGKVWRTGANEATTFEVSSDVTIEGQALPKGKYALFTIPQENEDWTVIFNKTAEQWGAYDYDESQDALRVQVSPEKSESMTEKMTFDIAESGEVTFMWADTKLSFDVASAGQASN from the coding sequence ATGAACCATTTCGCACAATCTATTCTCACCTTATTTATCGCGGTAGTAACTACCTTGCCCGCTTTAGCGCAGGATGATAAAGCCAACCGACCTAGCCCTCCCGCTCAAGCGGAAGCAACGGTAGACGGCACAACCGTTATTATTGACTACAGCCAACCTTCGGTGAAGGGACGCGAGATATTTGGCGGGCTAGAACCCTACGGAAAAGTATGGCGCACCGGAGCTAACGAAGCCACTACGTTCGAGGTAAGCAGTGATGTAACCATCGAAGGTCAGGCTTTACCCAAGGGAAAGTACGCTTTGTTTACTATTCCCCAGGAAAATGAAGACTGGACAGTTATCTTTAATAAGACAGCTGAACAGTGGGGGGCTTATGACTACGATGAATCTCAAGATGCTCTTCGAGTGCAAGTAAGTCCCGAGAAATCTGAGTCAATGACCGAGAAAATGACATTTGATATTGCTGAGTCAGGTGAAGTAACTTTCATGTGGGCCGATACTAAACTTTCTTTTGACGTAGCCAGTGCCGGACAGGCGAGTAACTAG
- a CDS encoding response regulator, with amino-acid sequence MINTIRTILGSWLSGDGFMPHGHYYFWQPDILWLHTLSDAISGASYFVIPFAIFMLMEKRQDVWKAKPVFWLFIAFILSCGVTHFMEVYATWQPAYRISGWLKAINAVISLATAIAIWPLIPKLLNTPSTSSLKKANNELQKQIKERERAEQELQLHKDNLEVLVKNRTKDLENTLLQLKCEARDRQRAQEQANFQASMLNQLDSSIIAADANRRIVYWNQYAEHLFGWKKEEALGKKTTELLLPKSGKLINEAHHQDFIQNKHWEGEMTMRHRDGKTFPVHVSAATLANERGESVGYSLVCFDMTDHVRIASRLRRDKEKAERAALAKQDFLSTMSHEIRTPLNVVVNMTRLLMDESPREDQLEYMKSLQFSANHLLVIINDILDFAKIEAGKIKLEKINFSPREVTEGIIKAFKFRAEEKNISIRSDWDDAIPEYVLGDEVRLTQILNNLVGNAIKFTERGFVSVHTELLSKKKDKCKIKFDIRDTGIGIPADRIKSIFQDYTQGADDTTRKFGGTGLGLTICKRLVAIQKGELSVRSKEGFGSSFSFILTYEHNAKITKESQQARQKIDIEKLKGINLLLVEDNPSNRMVATSFLQKVGIQVTTAEHGKQALEKVQQTTFDIILMDLQMPIMSGCDAASAIRNLGGDYENLPIIALTADVVQGVKDRVKECGMSDYLSKPFNPDELHYKIALNMGLISSKEVPFVPNEEEDDMVQLHRLIDQYNDDVKFVTNLLDSLRRSFQLLTEQVANSASQKDVYELRRLTHKLLPSIKMVGNQELHTHLTGLKEALDQDSVDEIEVNQFVDEIRKSTTESIEYIDGLVTTMQDHKNHLTSQE; translated from the coding sequence ATGATAAATACAATTCGAACTATATTAGGAAGCTGGCTAAGCGGTGATGGATTTATGCCCCACGGGCATTACTATTTCTGGCAACCTGATATACTCTGGTTACACACCCTATCCGATGCCATATCTGGCGCTTCTTATTTCGTAATTCCGTTCGCTATTTTTATGTTAATGGAAAAGCGCCAAGACGTTTGGAAAGCTAAACCGGTGTTTTGGTTATTTATCGCATTTATTCTATCCTGCGGGGTCACTCACTTCATGGAAGTATATGCCACTTGGCAACCAGCATACCGAATATCGGGTTGGCTGAAAGCAATAAACGCAGTTATTTCGTTGGCTACCGCCATCGCTATCTGGCCCCTCATTCCTAAGCTACTAAACACCCCATCTACTTCCAGCCTAAAAAAAGCTAATAACGAACTTCAGAAACAAATCAAAGAAAGAGAACGCGCTGAGCAGGAACTTCAGTTGCACAAAGATAATCTGGAAGTGCTGGTAAAAAACCGCACTAAAGACTTAGAAAATACGCTATTGCAGCTCAAGTGCGAAGCACGCGACCGCCAGAGAGCACAAGAGCAAGCTAACTTTCAGGCATCTATGCTAAACCAGCTCGATAGTAGCATTATTGCGGCAGATGCTAACCGCAGAATCGTTTACTGGAACCAGTATGCCGAGCACTTATTTGGTTGGAAAAAAGAGGAGGCCTTAGGAAAGAAAACCACCGAACTATTACTGCCAAAAAGTGGAAAACTTATCAATGAGGCTCATCATCAGGATTTCATTCAGAACAAACACTGGGAAGGTGAGATGACAATGCGGCATCGCGATGGTAAAACATTCCCCGTTCACGTTAGTGCCGCCACTCTAGCCAATGAGAGAGGAGAGTCGGTGGGTTATTCACTGGTCTGCTTCGATATGACCGATCACGTTAGAATAGCCAGTAGGCTGCGCCGCGATAAAGAAAAAGCTGAGCGAGCTGCACTAGCCAAGCAAGACTTTCTCTCTACAATGAGTCACGAAATTCGGACACCACTCAATGTGGTAGTTAACATGACGCGCCTCTTAATGGATGAAAGCCCCCGAGAGGATCAGTTAGAATACATGAAGAGCCTGCAATTCTCGGCTAACCACCTGCTGGTAATTATCAACGATATTCTCGATTTTGCTAAAATTGAGGCTGGTAAAATCAAGTTAGAAAAAATTAACTTTAGCCCACGCGAAGTAACTGAAGGCATTATCAAAGCTTTTAAGTTTAGGGCTGAAGAGAAAAATATCAGCATTCGTTCCGATTGGGATGATGCCATTCCTGAGTATGTGCTTGGTGACGAAGTACGACTTACCCAAATTCTTAACAACCTAGTTGGTAATGCGATCAAATTTACTGAACGGGGTTTTGTTTCGGTTCATACTGAGCTGCTTAGCAAGAAAAAAGATAAATGTAAGATTAAGTTCGATATACGAGATACTGGTATCGGTATTCCGGCAGATCGGATTAAATCTATTTTTCAGGATTATACCCAAGGCGCAGATGATACTACTCGTAAGTTTGGAGGAACTGGACTCGGACTAACTATTTGCAAACGCTTGGTTGCTATACAGAAGGGTGAGCTGTCAGTGAGAAGCAAAGAAGGGTTTGGCAGCAGTTTTAGTTTTATACTTACTTACGAGCACAACGCTAAAATCACGAAAGAATCGCAGCAAGCGAGGCAGAAAATCGATATTGAAAAGCTCAAAGGAATTAATCTTTTGCTGGTAGAAGACAATCCTTCTAACCGAATGGTTGCTACCAGTTTCCTACAGAAGGTGGGCATTCAGGTAACTACTGCGGAGCACGGTAAGCAAGCATTGGAGAAAGTACAGCAAACGACCTTCGACATCATTTTGATGGATTTACAAATGCCAATCATGAGCGGTTGCGATGCTGCTTCGGCCATTCGAAATTTAGGGGGCGATTATGAGAATTTACCTATCATAGCACTTACCGCTGACGTAGTGCAGGGAGTAAAAGATCGGGTGAAAGAATGCGGTATGAGTGATTACTTATCCAAACCATTCAACCCTGATGAGCTGCACTATAAAATTGCCCTCAATATGGGACTCATCTCCTCGAAAGAGGTTCCCTTCGTTCCTAATGAGGAAGAAGATGATATGGTGCAACTACACCGCCTAATCGATCAGTATAATGATGATGTTAAATTTGTAACTAACTTATTAGACTCACTGCGACGAAGCTTTCAGTTACTAACCGAGCAAGTGGCTAATTCAGCCAGCCAGAAAGATGTATACGAATTGCGTCGTCTCACACACAAGCTGCTGCCCTCTATCAAGATGGTAGGCAACCAAGAGTTACATACGCATCTTACCGGACTAAAAGAAGCCCTGGATCAAGATTCGGTAGATGAAATTGAGGTTAACCAATTTGTAGACGAAATCCGAAAGTCCACTACCGAATCAATTGAGTACATCGACGGGCTGGTTACGACCATGCAAGATCACAAAAACCATCTTACGTCTCAAGAGTAG